One stretch of Thermanaerosceptrum fracticalcis DNA includes these proteins:
- a CDS encoding glycosyltransferase, which produces MKTRISLCIIAKNETENLRRCLTSAAGAVDEIIVVDTGSTDNTCEIAREFGAKVYTFLWNGSFADARNVSLDQATGDWILYLDCDEELAAGCAEILRRLTSIDDVEGYLVKIINYLGNEGWVETCPDLVFRLFRNRPEYRFRGAIHEQIADVILEKNAKASYRLAEDLVILHYGYLDKQIKEKDKKNRNLNLIEKELQERPQDFLLRYHYGVELFRAERYTEAAFQLTQAANNLDPNTVYFPKLIRYIVLAHQSALEPEKALHAALLGLKLFPNYADLYYYAGLLYLDLKKYKLAQEYLLKAASMPEQPAQYASFGGVRGFRAYYHLAKIAETFLDYEESLKFYITSLRDNPYFRPALERIVQILNPRLNPEYSKVSLEKVFDFSNARAILVMGEIYFHQGAYGLALDYLLRAERTEPLSPETLLWKAICLAQERRYLESLRILDTYTPESHLYPLAKFNKLICFWLQNSKRKVLSLAAELSALGLAEDTQKVVNLFTNTNLSAITLGSDGMALLLDIVKRLLALKETEKAQHFLKCLNPSIRTLHSKSIAQLFYDYGYEEEAALYLKEYLTIRQDGEAHFLLAEIYHERGKFLEAEEHYRYAQEIDPDQPRYYLRLIQLYEKKRRMILEEALLKYPEVDVFQKLLKEAPVT; this is translated from the coding sequence ATGAAGACAAGAATTAGTTTGTGCATTATTGCCAAAAATGAGACGGAGAATTTGCGCCGGTGTCTTACAAGTGCGGCCGGAGCCGTTGATGAAATCATTGTGGTGGATACGGGGTCCACTGACAATACCTGTGAAATAGCCCGCGAATTCGGTGCTAAAGTTTACACCTTCCTTTGGAATGGCAGCTTTGCCGATGCCCGTAATGTTTCCCTGGATCAGGCCACTGGGGACTGGATCCTCTATCTGGACTGCGATGAGGAATTAGCGGCAGGCTGCGCAGAAATCCTAAGAAGGTTAACCTCTATCGACGATGTGGAAGGTTATCTCGTTAAGATTATTAATTATCTGGGAAACGAGGGCTGGGTGGAAACCTGCCCAGATTTGGTTTTTCGCCTCTTTAGAAACCGCCCGGAATACAGGTTCCGTGGAGCTATTCATGAACAAATCGCCGACGTTATCCTGGAGAAAAACGCCAAGGCCAGCTACCGCCTGGCCGAAGACCTGGTTATCCTGCATTACGGTTATTTAGACAAACAAATCAAGGAAAAAGATAAAAAAAATAGGAATCTCAACTTAATCGAGAAAGAACTTCAGGAAAGACCCCAGGACTTTTTATTACGGTATCACTATGGTGTGGAACTGTTTCGTGCCGAACGCTATACGGAAGCTGCCTTCCAGCTAACCCAGGCTGCCAATAACCTTGATCCTAATACCGTATATTTTCCCAAATTGATACGCTATATCGTGTTAGCCCATCAGTCAGCCTTGGAACCTGAAAAAGCCCTTCATGCGGCGCTCCTGGGTCTTAAGCTATTCCCCAATTATGCCGATTTGTACTATTACGCGGGTCTTCTCTACCTGGATCTAAAAAAATATAAGTTAGCCCAGGAATATTTACTCAAAGCGGCCTCCATGCCGGAACAGCCTGCCCAGTACGCCTCCTTCGGAGGTGTCAGGGGATTTCGGGCTTACTATCACCTGGCTAAAATAGCCGAAACCTTTCTTGATTATGAGGAGAGTCTTAAATTTTACATTACCAGCTTACGTGATAATCCCTACTTTAGGCCGGCCCTGGAAAGGATAGTGCAAATTCTAAATCCACGCCTTAATCCGGAATATTCTAAAGTATCCCTGGAAAAAGTATTTGACTTTTCCAATGCCAGGGCCATTCTGGTAATGGGCGAAATATACTTCCACCAGGGGGCTTACGGCCTGGCCCTCGATTATTTATTAAGAGCGGAGAGGACGGAGCCCCTCTCACCTGAAACCCTTTTATGGAAAGCCATCTGTCTGGCCCAAGAACGCCGCTATCTGGAATCACTGAGAATTCTGGATACTTATACTCCCGAGAGTCACTTATATCCCCTGGCCAAATTCAACAAACTGATTTGTTTCTGGCTCCAGAACAGTAAGCGCAAAGTTCTGTCCCTGGCAGCTGAACTTTCTGCTCTGGGATTAGCAGAAGATACACAAAAAGTTGTAAACCTTTTCACCAATACAAATCTTTCAGCAATAACTTTGGGATCAGATGGTATGGCCCTCTTACTGGACATTGTAAAAAGACTCCTGGCCCTCAAGGAAACAGAGAAAGCTCAACACTTTTTAAAATGTTTGAACCCCAGTATTCGAACACTGCACAGCAAGAGCATAGCCCAGCTCTTTTATGACTATGGCTATGAAGAAGAGGCGGCTCTCTATCTAAAAGAATATTTAACAATAAGACAGGATGGAGAGGCTCATTTTCTCCTGGCAGAGATCTATCACGAAAGGGGAAAATTCCTTGAGGCCGAGGAGCATTACCGCTATGCCCAGGAGATTGACCCCGACCAACCCCGCTATTATCTTAGATTAATTCAGTTATACGAGAAAAAGCGGAGAATGATTTTAGAGGAGGCCCTTCTAAAATATCCCGAGGTCGATGTTTTTCAAAAATTATTGAAGGAGGCCCCGGTTACCTGA
- a CDS encoding DUF6385 domain-containing protein yields MPNFKVFQDDPDQARVKIYGGNDVAFNTDSSGNLAITSTGLAITPPANGLSITSTGLAITAPANGLTVTAPASGLSITPPSGGLSITPPANGLSITSTGLAITAPANGLTVTAPAEGLSITPPSGGLSITPPTNGLSITSTGLAITAPANGLTVTAPASGLAITPPANGLAITSTGLAITAPANGLTVTAPASGLAITPPANGILITTTGLAVATGTTDVSATRANIIDTAGTPDETYTVLGLKTWTFGVVNASTAANAQALVKLQISPNGTTWQDEVGPVTINQNGLSTFVANVFLKYARIYYSAVNAASAVTLNIFFQGQSN; encoded by the coding sequence ATGCCTAACTTTAAAGTATTCCAAGACGATCCAGACCAGGCACGGGTGAAAATATACGGCGGTAATGACGTTGCCTTCAATACAGATTCCTCAGGTAATTTGGCAATCACCTCAACGGGTCTGGCTATTACCCCACCGGCCAACGGTCTCTCTATTACCAGTACGGGCCTGGCCATCACTGCTCCGGCCAACGGGCTTACAGTGACGGCACCGGCTTCCGGCCTTTCCATAACCCCGCCTAGCGGAGGATTATCCATCACCCCACCGGCCAACGGTCTTTCCATTACCAGTACGGGCCTGGCCATCACGGCTCCGGCTAACGGGCTGACCGTAACGGCCCCGGCCGAAGGCCTTTCCATAACCCCGCCTAGCGGAGGATTATCCATCACCCCACCGACCAACGGTCTCTCCATTACCAGTACGGGCCTGGCCATTACTGCTCCGGCTAACGGGCTTACAGTGACGGCGCCGGCTTCCGGCCTGGCTATCACACCACCGGCCAACGGTTTAGCCATTACCAGTACAGGTCTGGCCATTACTGCTCCGGCTAACGGGCTTACAGTGACGGCGCCGGCTTCCGGCCTGGCTATCACACCACCGGCCAACGGTATTCTCATCACTACCACAGGTTTGGCCGTGGCCACGGGGACTACCGATGTCTCAGCAACCAGGGCTAACATCATTGATACGGCAGGGACTCCTGACGAAACCTATACCGTTTTAGGCCTGAAGACCTGGACTTTCGGTGTGGTCAATGCCTCTACAGCAGCCAATGCCCAGGCCCTGGTCAAACTACAGATCAGTCCTAATGGGACCACCTGGCAGGACGAAGTGGGACCAGTCACCATTAACCAGAATGGGCTGTCAACTTTTGTTGCTAACGTGTTTTTGAAATATGCCCGTATATACTACAGCGCCGTAAACGCAGCCAGTGCCGTAACTCTCAATATCTTTTTCCAAGGCCAGTCCAACTAA
- a CDS encoding CAP domain-containing protein, protein MNKKLVKTLAVLGISALLTSQLFVQEAYASWGAARLRDLQGTTTAQPAPSTPTSPTTPSTGSTTSATPGTPTVTTPASTPSSPAAPSPVEQGSMNAEEQLMLKLINEERSKNGLKPLAPMAKLNELARLKSIDIIKKNYFSHTSPTYGSFAKMVYDAGIRFRSVGENLAKARNAQHAFSLLMASSGHRANILNPNFTHVGLGVVPDKYGVVVTQLFIMQ, encoded by the coding sequence ATGAACAAAAAACTTGTCAAAACTCTAGCCGTCTTAGGGATTTCCGCTTTACTGACTTCCCAGTTATTCGTACAAGAAGCCTATGCTTCCTGGGGGGCCGCCAGATTACGTGACTTACAAGGTACAACTACCGCCCAGCCTGCCCCAAGTACGCCGACTAGTCCTACTACACCGAGTACAGGCAGCACTACTTCTGCTACACCGGGCACTCCAACGGTCACAACACCTGCCTCTACGCCTTCTTCACCGGCAGCACCTTCCCCTGTAGAACAAGGGAGTATGAACGCGGAAGAACAGTTAATGTTGAAGTTGATAAACGAAGAAAGAAGTAAAAATGGGCTGAAACCCTTGGCGCCTATGGCTAAACTCAATGAATTGGCCCGTCTTAAGAGTATAGATATTATTAAAAAGAACTACTTTTCCCATACCTCTCCCACTTATGGTTCATTTGCCAAGATGGTTTATGATGCCGGCATCAGGTTTCGCTCCGTGGGGGAGAACTTAGCGAAAGCCCGTAATGCTCAACATGCTTTTAGCCTTTTGATGGCCAGTTCCGGGCATCGAGCCAACATTTTGAATCCCAACTTTACCCATGTTGGTCTCGGTGTAGTACCCGATAAATATGGCGTTGTGGTAACGCAGCTTTTTATTATGCAATAG
- a CDS encoding tetratricopeptide repeat-containing glycosyltransferase family 2 protein, whose product MNNTITLTMIVRNEAANIENCLNSVYKQVDEIVIVDTGSTDNTVEIARSFTDKIYFYPWQGDFSAARNFALDKAKGEWIIYLDADEELLCASDELKSLVSRDKATEAYLLPLNNPTTDFTGVYNRFFVLRLFKNNGSYRFKGKIHEQVIVPPKNAVGIAESPVINHKLLPAKERNRKRGRNLALLKQALAEDPHNNFLQYYLGVEWLMLGKPAQALSYFKSAYNNLTDEYLLFRGPALRYLLVCLQSLGRLDEAICLCLEADLKYPEYTDIYYLAGHLFEEKEEYELAIKWFTQAVKCGTPPPLFSHLAGTESFLAYYHLGFCLEKLGETEKAVDYYVMALKANEKYIYPIYNLFVLLLTKYGAHRTLAYFQEHKYLNNVELALAVAHLFFQAGFRALAIECLESCNIRGNKDEEVKFYLGKYSIFSGRLLSGLQNLSEISPTSPFYTQAQLQRTIAFLLGGSFPEARILALELWKNHQTRCHGYVLLNLIRFLERDEMITPPQKIRGMDVLKPVLELLNESSCCLPDPRLRQCLHYWKLRQGLEIFLKNISPEGYLRLVEHYQDKSSDLHNLVEYKFGCGGTKV is encoded by the coding sequence ATGAATAACACAATTACCCTGACTATGATCGTCAGGAATGAAGCAGCCAATATTGAAAACTGTCTTAACAGCGTCTATAAGCAGGTGGACGAAATCGTTATTGTCGATACAGGTTCCACCGATAATACAGTGGAGATTGCCCGGAGTTTTACAGATAAAATTTATTTCTATCCCTGGCAGGGAGATTTCAGCGCCGCCCGCAATTTTGCCCTGGATAAAGCTAAGGGAGAGTGGATCATTTACCTTGATGCCGATGAAGAATTGCTTTGTGCAAGTGATGAGCTGAAGTCATTGGTCAGCAGGGACAAAGCAACTGAAGCCTACCTCCTGCCGCTTAACAATCCTACGACTGACTTCACCGGTGTGTATAACCGTTTTTTTGTACTGCGCCTTTTTAAAAACAATGGTTCCTATCGTTTTAAAGGAAAGATTCATGAACAGGTTATCGTTCCCCCCAAAAATGCGGTAGGGATCGCTGAAAGTCCTGTCATCAACCATAAGCTCCTGCCAGCAAAAGAACGTAACCGTAAACGGGGAAGAAACCTGGCTCTCTTAAAACAAGCCTTGGCTGAAGATCCGCACAACAATTTTTTACAGTATTATCTTGGTGTGGAGTGGCTGATGCTGGGCAAACCGGCCCAGGCCCTCTCCTATTTCAAGAGTGCCTATAACAACCTTACCGATGAATACCTGCTCTTTCGCGGACCTGCCCTGCGGTATTTGCTTGTGTGTTTGCAAAGCCTGGGCAGGCTGGATGAGGCCATTTGCCTGTGTCTGGAGGCAGACTTAAAATACCCTGAATATACCGACATTTATTATTTAGCCGGCCATCTCTTTGAGGAAAAAGAAGAGTATGAGCTTGCCATAAAATGGTTCACCCAGGCCGTAAAGTGTGGAACGCCGCCCCCTCTCTTCAGTCACCTGGCAGGAACGGAAAGTTTTCTGGCTTATTATCACCTGGGTTTCTGCCTGGAAAAGCTGGGGGAAACAGAAAAAGCAGTGGATTATTACGTCATGGCCCTGAAAGCTAATGAGAAATATATCTATCCCATTTATAACCTTTTTGTGCTCTTATTAACCAAATACGGTGCCCACCGTACCCTGGCGTATTTTCAAGAACATAAATACCTTAATAATGTGGAACTGGCTTTAGCCGTGGCTCATTTGTTTTTTCAAGCGGGTTTCAGGGCCCTGGCCATAGAGTGCCTGGAATCCTGTAACATAAGGGGCAATAAAGATGAAGAAGTAAAGTTTTACCTTGGTAAATACAGTATTTTTTCAGGAAGGCTCCTCTCAGGCTTGCAAAACTTAAGTGAAATTTCCCCAACGAGTCCTTTTTATACCCAGGCGCAACTGCAGCGTACCATTGCTTTCCTCCTGGGAGGAAGTTTTCCGGAAGCTAGAATTCTGGCCCTTGAATTATGGAAAAATCATCAGACCAGATGCCATGGCTATGTCCTTTTAAACCTCATACGTTTCCTGGAACGGGATGAAATGATCACCCCCCCTCAGAAAATAAGGGGGATGGATGTGCTGAAACCTGTTCTGGAACTTCTCAACGAAAGCAGTTGCTGCTTACCGGATCCCCGGCTGCGGCAGTGTCTTCACTACTGGAAACTGCGCCAAGGCCTGGAAATATTCCTAAAAAATATTTCCCCCGAGGGCTATTTGCGTTTGGTGGAACATTACCAGGATAAATCCTCTGACCTCCACAATCTCGTAGAATACAAATTCGGATGTGGTGGTACAAAGGTATGA
- a CDS encoding glycosyltransferase, with translation MNKPTVSLCLIVKNEEYFILSCLNSVKHLVDEIIVVDTGSSDETIRLAREAGAKIFTFTWTGDFSQARNFALEQAACDWILFLDADEELDNIDVQDFQRLLAVPQVEGYFLTIKSYLGAGEEIAWDQVVRLFRNKPAYRFEGAIHEQVASSIIRSKGYEGLAEAPLIIKHFGYLDTQLSEKDKYSRNTLIIKRELENNPQDPFLLYCLALEFYLANDVLEGLACLEKALAYLKGNEGYFEDVLFNTALGYLKLGKTETLIRFVEKSLQILPNQPNLILLRGLAYLSQAKYQEAIDDFNSTLHLGGSKVLPSSRLLSFLGDTHNLAGNYSQAETNYLAALVKAPHLLYPLTQLLGLVQKKKYAVEFDKLCQFTTVEGKIEIWQKLVQNGEISLSLVVLLLTIYHLVCLNAFNQELILLSEACNALFPQLKPLYNRPESWEYLTAAVKELAFYGKVAEKEYKCSYFPLSSKLKMLLEDILFLLINEFCPLWYPSPSKQNQYPGLLQEEYDQ, from the coding sequence ATGAATAAACCAACCGTAAGCTTATGCCTGATTGTCAAAAATGAAGAATATTTTATTTTGTCTTGTCTTAACAGTGTAAAACACCTGGTGGACGAAATAATTGTGGTAGATACGGGCTCCTCTGATGAGACGATTAGACTGGCCCGGGAAGCAGGGGCCAAAATATTTACTTTCACCTGGACGGGAGATTTTTCCCAGGCCAGAAATTTTGCCCTGGAACAGGCCGCCTGTGACTGGATTTTGTTCCTGGATGCCGACGAAGAACTGGATAACATTGATGTCCAGGATTTTCAGCGATTGCTTGCTGTACCCCAGGTGGAGGGATACTTTCTTACCATCAAAAGTTACCTGGGTGCCGGTGAAGAAATAGCCTGGGACCAGGTGGTGAGATTATTCAGGAATAAACCTGCTTACCGGTTTGAAGGGGCCATCCATGAACAAGTGGCCTCCTCCATTATCAGGAGTAAAGGTTATGAGGGGCTTGCTGAAGCACCCTTGATTATCAAGCATTTCGGATATTTAGATACTCAACTTAGCGAGAAGGACAAATACAGCCGTAATACCCTGATCATTAAAAGGGAATTAGAGAATAACCCCCAAGATCCCTTTCTTTTATACTGCCTGGCCCTGGAATTCTACCTGGCTAACGACGTCTTGGAGGGTCTGGCCTGTCTGGAAAAGGCCCTGGCCTATCTTAAGGGGAACGAGGGCTATTTTGAGGACGTCCTGTTCAATACAGCCCTGGGTTATCTAAAATTGGGAAAAACAGAAACACTTATTAGGTTTGTGGAAAAGTCCTTGCAGATTTTACCCAACCAGCCTAACCTTATCTTACTGCGGGGCCTGGCCTATCTGAGTCAGGCCAAATACCAGGAAGCTATTGACGATTTTAATAGTACCCTCCACCTAGGGGGAAGCAAGGTTCTCCCCTCTTCCCGACTTCTCTCTTTTCTCGGGGATACCCATAATTTAGCAGGAAATTACAGCCAGGCAGAAACCAATTATTTAGCGGCCTTAGTTAAAGCCCCCCATCTACTCTATCCTCTCACCCAGCTTCTCGGTCTAGTCCAAAAAAAAAAATATGCGGTGGAATTTGATAAACTTTGCCAGTTTACCACAGTGGAGGGAAAAATCGAAATTTGGCAGAAACTGGTCCAGAATGGTGAAATCTCTCTATCCCTGGTAGTTTTACTTTTAACTATTTATCATCTCGTCTGCCTTAACGCCTTTAATCAGGAACTCATTTTGTTAAGTGAAGCCTGTAACGCCTTATTCCCTCAACTTAAACCCCTTTACAACAGGCCAGAGTCTTGGGAATACCTGACCGCAGCTGTAAAGGAACTGGCTTTTTATGGGAAAGTAGCGGAAAAAGAATATAAGTGCAGCTATTTTCCCTTAAGCAGTAAACTAAAAATGCTATTAGAAGATATTTTGTTTCTCCTCATTAATGAATTCTGTCCCCTGTGGTATCCCTCCCCATCGAAGCAAAATCAATACCCAGGCTTATTACAGGAGGAGTATGATCAATGA
- a CDS encoding heavy-metal-associated domain-containing protein encodes MSWYKETVDNLMEKRLFDPEASKMPSAKLYAQMRREFPVTITVTDMHNEQDKDKLTSALLALEGVTSAKPILHQKKLVVAFNPGQVSLQTITYTIAQLGYHYIQRS; translated from the coding sequence ATGAGCTGGTATAAGGAAACCGTTGACAATCTCATGGAGAAAAGGTTATTTGATCCTGAAGCCTCCAAAATGCCCAGCGCTAAACTATATGCCCAGATGAGAAGAGAGTTCCCTGTCACCATTACTGTTACCGATATGCACAATGAGCAGGATAAAGATAAACTCACTTCTGCCCTGCTCGCCTTAGAAGGGGTAACTAGTGCAAAACCTATCCTCCACCAGAAAAAGTTAGTGGTCGCTTTTAATCCGGGCCAAGTTAGCTTACAAACCATCACCTATACCATTGCCCAGTTAGGTTATCACTACATTCAACGGAGTTGA
- a CDS encoding sugar phosphate nucleotidyltransferase: MWPLKKNGLRLLQAPLTVKNFVEKPDIFTAVKLLAEGNYFWNSGMLLKSLHITEFYHPISLYKHNDEYAKINLKKLW; encoded by the coding sequence ATGTGGCCGCTGAAGAAAAATGGACTCAGGCTCTTACAGGCTCCTTTGACCGTAAAAAACTTTGTAGAAAAACCTGATATTTTTACGGCAGTAAAACTTCTGGCGGAAGGAAATTATTTCTGGAATAGCGGCATGTTATTGAAATCCCTGCATATCACAGAGTTTTACCATCCTATTTCACTATATAAGCATAATGATGAGTACGCAAAAATAAATTTGAAGAAATTGTGGTAG
- a CDS encoding CsxC family protein, with translation MTLYYRILEKSLNNQLLPNGITRFSSKKGEGQYNYREPQEAVINWLHRQEAHSYQNRQTTPQEAINNSPVRQVQSSCALVKESPPNDLINSPKQESRNLPSQPDSVKVTSEAIINCGNTPCPINALGKGAVAKIPVVLAELTIQLNVEATIDLPEQASEIKNMKKHLKITECTLLKNTNILFIRGFVGKKFEYSTSNYARGNGLSGEIRHCIVNIPFKCTTNVAFNGIEPAPAISNDMKEFPFFKKHDFLEADFCDQAEISSGDFTVSNQISTAFYNEMPFCEITNSRIVEFDEFLNTQCPASTQETTFNSIEEKMVIYLTLKILQYRQVAIPPTDS, from the coding sequence ATGACTCTTTACTATCGCATATTGGAAAAAAGCCTTAATAACCAGCTCCTGCCCAATGGGATAACTAGATTTTCAAGCAAGAAGGGAGAAGGGCAATATAATTATCGAGAGCCTCAGGAAGCTGTTATTAACTGGCTACATAGACAAGAAGCCCATTCTTATCAGAACCGCCAGACCACCCCCCAAGAGGCAATAAATAACAGTCCTGTTAGACAAGTTCAAAGCAGTTGTGCTTTAGTAAAGGAATCACCGCCAAACGATCTCATAAATTCGCCAAAACAAGAAAGCCGTAATCTGCCATCACAACCTGACTCTGTTAAAGTTACAAGTGAAGCCATTATTAATTGCGGCAATACCCCCTGCCCGATAAATGCTTTGGGCAAAGGTGCAGTTGCCAAAATTCCCGTAGTACTTGCGGAATTAACTATCCAGCTTAATGTTGAAGCAACCATTGATCTTCCAGAGCAGGCCTCTGAAATAAAGAATATGAAAAAACACCTAAAGATTACGGAATGCACTTTATTGAAAAATACAAACATCCTCTTTATCAGGGGATTCGTTGGGAAAAAATTTGAGTATTCAACCAGCAACTATGCCAGGGGAAACGGCTTATCTGGTGAAATACGCCATTGCATTGTTAATATTCCTTTTAAGTGCACCACCAATGTTGCCTTTAATGGCATTGAACCGGCCCCTGCAATTTCAAATGACATGAAGGAATTTCCATTTTTTAAGAAACACGATTTTCTTGAAGCTGATTTTTGCGATCAGGCTGAGATTTCCTCAGGTGACTTCACAGTATCTAACCAAATTAGTACCGCTTTTTACAATGAAATGCCTTTCTGTGAAATAACAAACAGCAGGATAGTAGAATTTGACGAATTTCTCAATACCCAATGTCCCGCCAGTACGCAAGAAACAACTTTTAACAGCATCGAAGAAAAAATGGTCATCTACCTTACCTTGAAGATATTGCAGTACCGTCAAGTAGCTATACCTCCAACTGATAGCTGA
- a CDS encoding VCBS repeat-containing protein, which translates to MDKQGKLEKDLIKYVHNTVPRQEIVCISADLVLDSRYRDIFKEYTFDVPFFLTEDCAAVHCTPLEGTERILLLGKEPTVHRGMYNVSLGIFKSFLFTIHCATKTIELTKELFIPVSCSLALGQAVTPRFEAQVYLTYSSCILEGESRNAWFFGQQPGEQFAFAMALGDAHPFVCVGSPSARVGACHDAGKITVFSIPDGVKLYEVSGTAQDDDFGFALDTGYDLNGDGWDDILVGAPSAKIGSAARAGYVRVLSGKDGTTLLTINHTEEEAQFGWAVSWAGDLDGDGVPDFLVAAPQASPEGKINAGSVFVYSGASGSLLYRLDGQNPGDAFGYALTTIGDVDGDGIPDLAIGAPLASPSGLYQAGEIYVYSGAAGSLIYKIEGTEFNAGLGFSLKALPDINGDGIPEILAGAPGSSPGGRSEAGSAYIFSSLDGSQLLHFAGPVSGEEVGIAVTPVGDLDNDGQPDLALGAPSASPHNKRFAGKVYLISSRTGQILQVLEGQESWNQFGWSVAGSSLLNANSILFIGSPGNDALYMYQGKRHIMRCEMHLCITLSVLQKREILIPAML; encoded by the coding sequence ATGGATAAGCAAGGAAAACTAGAAAAAGATCTTATAAAATACGTCCACAACACTGTTCCCCGCCAGGAAATTGTCTGTATTTCCGCGGATTTAGTTCTTGACAGCCGTTACAGGGATATTTTTAAGGAGTATACTTTTGACGTTCCTTTTTTTCTCACGGAAGATTGCGCTGCCGTCCATTGTACACCCCTGGAGGGAACTGAAAGAATTCTTTTATTAGGTAAGGAGCCTACAGTCCATAGGGGTATGTATAATGTTTCATTAGGTATCTTTAAGTCTTTTCTTTTTACGATTCACTGTGCTACGAAAACAATAGAGCTTACAAAAGAATTGTTTATCCCTGTATCATGTTCTCTGGCCCTGGGTCAGGCTGTTACTCCCAGGTTTGAGGCGCAAGTTTATTTAACCTACTCCAGCTGTATATTGGAGGGTGAAAGCAGAAATGCCTGGTTTTTCGGTCAACAGCCGGGCGAGCAGTTTGCTTTTGCCATGGCCTTAGGGGATGCTCACCCCTTCGTGTGTGTTGGTTCCCCCTCGGCCAGGGTTGGGGCTTGCCATGATGCAGGTAAAATAACGGTGTTTTCTATTCCGGATGGCGTCAAGCTCTACGAAGTTTCCGGAACAGCACAGGATGATGACTTCGGGTTTGCCCTAGATACCGGTTATGATTTAAACGGTGATGGATGGGATGATATCCTGGTAGGTGCTCCTTCAGCCAAGATCGGAAGCGCAGCGCGGGCAGGTTATGTCCGCGTTCTTTCCGGTAAAGACGGGACTACTCTCTTAACGATAAATCATACGGAAGAGGAGGCCCAGTTTGGCTGGGCTGTTAGCTGGGCTGGTGATTTAGACGGAGACGGTGTTCCGGATTTTTTGGTAGCCGCTCCCCAGGCTTCTCCCGAAGGGAAAATTAATGCCGGAAGCGTCTTTGTCTATTCTGGAGCTTCCGGCAGCTTATTATATCGACTAGACGGCCAAAATCCAGGTGATGCTTTCGGGTATGCCTTAACAACCATAGGGGATGTTGATGGTGACGGGATACCTGACTTGGCCATAGGTGCCCCTTTGGCTTCCCCGTCGGGTTTATACCAGGCAGGTGAGATCTATGTCTATTCCGGTGCTGCCGGTTCCTTAATCTATAAAATAGAAGGTACGGAATTTAACGCAGGTTTAGGTTTTTCTCTAAAGGCCCTTCCTGACATAAATGGTGATGGCATTCCTGAGATTTTAGCCGGCGCTCCTGGAAGCTCACCCGGGGGAAGAAGTGAAGCCGGTTCAGCCTATATCTTTTCTAGCCTGGATGGGAGCCAACTCCTGCATTTTGCGGGCCCTGTAAGCGGGGAAGAGGTGGGAATAGCAGTAACTCCCGTGGGAGACTTGGACAACGATGGTCAACCTGACTTGGCCCTGGGTGCTCCCAGTGCCTCCCCTCATAATAAACGTTTTGCGGGTAAGGTTTATCTGATCTCTAGTCGCACCGGGCAAATACTACAGGTACTGGAGGGTCAAGAAAGCTGGAACCAGTTTGGCTGGTCTGTTGCCGGCAGCAGCCTCTTGAATGCTAATAGTATACTGTTTATCGGGTCTCCCGGTAATGATGCCTTATATATGTATCAGGGTAAGAGGCATATTATGCGGTGTGAAATGCATCTGTGTATCACTCTATCCGTCCTACAGAAAAGGGAGATTTTAATTCCTGCCATGCTGTGA